A genomic window from Carassius auratus strain Wakin chromosome 19, ASM336829v1, whole genome shotgun sequence includes:
- the clxn gene encoding calaxin isoform X2, with translation MLKMSAMNRKFIQNLAETLCKQVKHFDKRETECLIRLFSGLLGEQAERRAAHGLDRVRFRHILHNTFGMTDDMMMDNVFRAFDKDNDTYISVREWVEGLSVFLRGTLDEKIKFCFDVYNLHGDGYISREEMLQMLKDSLIRQPTEEDPDEGIKDIVEIALKKMDYDHDGKVSYSDFEKTVKDENLLLEAFGNCLPDAKSILAFEQHAFQEQHGH, from the exons atgctgaaaatgtcgGCGATGAACAGAAAATTCATTCAAAACCTCGCCGAGACGTTATGCAAGCAAGTCAAACATT TTGATAAGAGAGAGACGGAGTGTCTAATACGGCTGTTCAGCGGTTTGCTGGGAGAGCAGGCAGAGAGAAGAGCGGCTCATGGACTGGACCGAGTCAGGTTTAGACACATACTGCACAACACATTCGGCATGACCGACGACATGATGATGGACAACG TATTTCGGGCCTTTGATAAGGACAATGATACCTACATAAGTGTCAGAGAATGGGTGGAAGGACTGTCTGTCTTTTTGCGAGGCACACTGGATGAGAAAATCAAAT tcTGTTTTGACGTATACAACCTGCACGGGGACGGATACATCTCACGGGAGGAGATGTTACAAATGCTGAAAGACAGCCTCATCAGACAACCCACTGAAGAGGACCCTGATGAGGGGATCAAGGACATTGTGGAGATTGCGCTGAAGAAAATG GATTATGACCATGATGGGAAAGTGTCTTATTCTGATTTTGAGAAGACAGTCAAAGATGAAAACCTTTTACTTGAAGCTTTTGGCAACTGCCTCCCAGATGCAAAG AGCATACTGGCTTTTGAGCAACATGCATTCCAGGAACAACATGGACACTGA
- the clxn gene encoding calaxin isoform X1, protein MLKMSAMNRKFIQNLAETLCKQVKHFDKRETECLIRLFSGLLGEQAERRAAHGLDRVRFRHILHNTFGMTDDMMMDNGTSPIWMRTRIIIMPVFRAFDKDNDTYISVREWVEGLSVFLRGTLDEKIKFCFDVYNLHGDGYISREEMLQMLKDSLIRQPTEEDPDEGIKDIVEIALKKMDYDHDGKVSYSDFEKTVKDENLLLEAFGNCLPDAKSILAFEQHAFQEQHGH, encoded by the exons atgctgaaaatgtcgGCGATGAACAGAAAATTCATTCAAAACCTCGCCGAGACGTTATGCAAGCAAGTCAAACATT TTGATAAGAGAGAGACGGAGTGTCTAATACGGCTGTTCAGCGGTTTGCTGGGAGAGCAGGCAGAGAGAAGAGCGGCTCATGGACTGGACCGAGTCAGGTTTAGACACATACTGCACAACACATTCGGCATGACCGACGACATGATGATGGACAACGGTACGTCTCCGATTTGGATGAGGAcgagaataataataatgccag TATTTCGGGCCTTTGATAAGGACAATGATACCTACATAAGTGTCAGAGAATGGGTGGAAGGACTGTCTGTCTTTTTGCGAGGCACACTGGATGAGAAAATCAAAT tcTGTTTTGACGTATACAACCTGCACGGGGACGGATACATCTCACGGGAGGAGATGTTACAAATGCTGAAAGACAGCCTCATCAGACAACCCACTGAAGAGGACCCTGATGAGGGGATCAAGGACATTGTGGAGATTGCGCTGAAGAAAATG GATTATGACCATGATGGGAAAGTGTCTTATTCTGATTTTGAGAAGACAGTCAAAGATGAAAACCTTTTACTTGAAGCTTTTGGCAACTGCCTCCCAGATGCAAAG AGCATACTGGCTTTTGAGCAACATGCATTCCAGGAACAACATGGACACTGA
- the LOC113119383 gene encoding granulins-like isoform X1, protein MVPVLMLLVVALVAAESDSASVSVVHCDTATDCPDGTTCCLNPSGSWGCCPYPRGQCCRDGLHCCPNGYLCDSTSTHCQAGWLRLPSSSRLALNAIQETQSLSFDQALNQKSEAEQVHCDGNVYCPTEQFCCKTSAGQWGCCSGLVL, encoded by the exons ATGGTTCCAGTGCTGATGTTACTCGTGGTGGCTCTTGTAGCTGCAGAATCTGATAGtgcctctgtttctgtggttcaCTGTGATACCGCTACTGATTGTCCTGATGGAACAACGTGTTGTCTGAATCCTTCTGGGTCCTGGGGCTGCTGTCCATACCCAAGG GGCCAGTGCTGCAGAGATGGACTCCACTGCTGTCCTAATGGTTATTTGTGTGATTCGACATCCACCCATTGTCAGGCCGGGTGGCTAAGATTGCCATCTTCTTCCAGACTGGCTTTAAATGCTATCCAAGAGACTCAG TCTTTGTCCTTTGACCAGGCTCTCAATCAGAAGAGTGAGGCTGAGCAGGTTCATTGTGATGGAAATGTCTACTGCCCAACTGAGCAGTTCTGCTGCAAGACATCAGCTGGCCAGTGGGGATGCTGCAGCG GTTTGGTGTTGTAA
- the LOC113119378 gene encoding granulins-like, which yields MVPVLMLLMAALVAADEPMMALSEPAESVSVIHCDSSTICPDGTTCCLSPYGVWYCCPFSMGQCCRDGIHCCRHGYHCDSTSTHCLRGWLRLPSSPKPATKAIQKPQSVSFDQALNWESQTEQVHCDGNVYCPTEQFCCKSATGQWGCCSEMVV from the exons ATGGTTCCAGTGTTGATGTTACTCATGGCAGCTCTTGTAGCTGCAGATGAGCCGATGATGGCTCTCTCAGAGCCAGCAGAATCTGTTTCTGTGATTCACTGTGATTCTTCTACTATATGTCCTGATGGAACAACGTGCTGTCTGAGTCCTTATGGCGTGTGGTACTGCTGCCCATTCTCAATG GGCCAGTGCTGTAGAGACGGAATTCATTGCTGTCGTCATGGTTATCACTGCGATTCGACATCGACCCATTGTTTAAGGGGGTGGTTGAGACTGCCATCTTCTCCCAAGCCTGCCACCAAAGCTATCCAGAAACCTCAG tctgtGTCCTTTGACCAGGCTCTCAATTGGGAGAGCCAGACTGAGCAGGTTCATTGTGATGGAAATGTCTACTGCCCAACTGAGCAGTTCTGCTGCAAGTCAGCAACCGGCCAGTGGGGATGCTGCAGCG AGATGGTGGTGTAA
- the rbm48 gene encoding RNA-binding protein 48 — MSRLLWSLTSLHKMDRSVANPSVWDTQQLYKHHEQRTVAQTRPKYREGRRLKAVKVYTINLESRFLLVQGVPAIGVMTELVQLFALYGVIEEYRALDEYPAEQFTEVYLFQFKKLTSARVAKRHTDEKSFFGGQLHVCYAPEYETVEETRQKLQDRRRYVNRASQNTAKQHNLQLEENTVSSCTKTQTSAAPEIQKGSEKARMENVNRDDMGFSVLPLAPEDDVSYRLHGFEQPLQLQWTTDTTLPTEDKMGSLHNAIPPVTEKETKQSASCKKERDFIKRQKNLSPSIRFMPRTTHLESRKRKLEGQAFFLNEAAETETLIGPKLPELPKVDMEDHSLNVTASLIRQTMSKVTSVPEIKPVQVKTPTVKPRRRI, encoded by the exons ATGAGTCGTTTGCTTTGGTCGCTGACTTCACTACATAAAATGGACAGGTCGGTCGCTAATCCTTCTGTGTGGGACACACAACAACTGTATAAACACCACGAGCAACGAACTGTTGCCCAAACACGCCCAAAATACAGAGAGGGAAGGCGCCTCAAAGCTGTTAAG GTGTATACCATCAACTTGGAGTCTCGGTTTCTGTTAGTTCAAGGAGTGCCCGCTATTGGAGTGATGACCGAGCTGGTGCAGCTGTTCGCTCTGTATGGAGTGATCGAGGAGTACAGGGCTCTGGATGAATACCCAGCAGAGCAGTTCACCGAGGTCTACTTATTTCAGTTCAAGAAACTGACGAGTGCAAG GGTAGCTAAACGGCACACTGATGAAAAGAGCTTCTTTGGGGGTCAGCTGCACGTCTGCTATGCCCCCGAATATGAAACTGTGGAAGAGACGAGGCAAAAGTTACAGGACAGGAGAAGATATGTTAACAGAGCAAGCCAAAATACAG caaaacaaCACAATCTGCAATTAGAAGAAAACACAGTGTCTTCATGCACCAAAACGCAAACATCTGCAGCACCTGAGATCCAGAAAGGCTCTGAAAAGGCCAGAATGGAGAATGTGAACCGTGACGACATGGGCTTTTCTGTGCTGCCATTAGCACCAGAGGACGATGTTTCTTATAGACTTCACGGTTTTGAACAGCCGTTACAGTTGCAGTGGACCACTGATACAACATTACCTACAGAGGATAAGATGGGCTCTCTACATAATGCCATCCCTCCTGTCACAGAAAAAGAAACCAAGCAGTCTGCATCttgtaaaaaagagagagattttattAAAAGACAGAAGAATCTATCACCATCTATCAGATTTATGCCAAGGACAACACATTTAGAAAGTAGAAAAAGAAAGTTGGAGGGACAAGCGTTCTTTTTGAATGAAGCAGCTGAAACGGAGACTCTGATTGGTCCTAAATTACCAGAGCTGCCCAAAGTAGACATGGAGGATCATTCATTAAATGTAACCGCCAGTTTGATCCGTCAAACAATGAGTAAG gTTACATCTGTTCCAGAGATCAAACCTGTACAAGTGAAGACCCCTACAGTAAAGCCACGCAGAAGAATTTAA
- the LOC113119383 gene encoding granulins-like isoform X2: protein MVPVLMLLVVALVAAESDSASVSVVHCDTATDCPDGTTCCLNPSGSWGCCPYPRGQCCRDGLHCCPNGYLCDSTSTHCQAGWLRLPSSSRLALNAIQETQALNQKSEAEQVHCDGNVYCPTEQFCCKTSAGQWGCCSGLVL from the exons ATGGTTCCAGTGCTGATGTTACTCGTGGTGGCTCTTGTAGCTGCAGAATCTGATAGtgcctctgtttctgtggttcaCTGTGATACCGCTACTGATTGTCCTGATGGAACAACGTGTTGTCTGAATCCTTCTGGGTCCTGGGGCTGCTGTCCATACCCAAGG GGCCAGTGCTGCAGAGATGGACTCCACTGCTGTCCTAATGGTTATTTGTGTGATTCGACATCCACCCATTGTCAGGCCGGGTGGCTAAGATTGCCATCTTCTTCCAGACTGGCTTTAAATGCTATCCAAGAGACTCAG GCTCTCAATCAGAAGAGTGAGGCTGAGCAGGTTCATTGTGATGGAAATGTCTACTGCCCAACTGAGCAGTTCTGCTGCAAGACATCAGCTGGCCAGTGGGGATGCTGCAGCG GTTTGGTGTTGTAA